The sequence GGAAAAAGCGGCGGGGCGCATCCGCAAAACCGGCAAACTTTGGCTAGCTTGGTGGACTCGGCGGTCCGGGCGCTTTCGGCTCATGCGGCATTTAACGGTTGACCGAGAAGTACGATAAGCTCGGGTTTGGCCGATTGTTGCAGATTTGCGGATCGTTAGGGAGACCTCCTGTGGTTCAACCGCCCGGACTCGACGCGATCGGCCGCGGCGCACGCCGACTGATGGGCGGACAGCGCGGCGCCGATTGGTGGTCTCCGCGCCTGCCGCGGCATCCGATGGTCGCCGCGTTCCTGTTGGCGACGCTGCTGGCGTGCGGATGCTCTGGGCTCGACGAGTGGTGGCATAACGGTTTCAAGGTCGGGCCGAACTACGCTACCCCCGCCGCGCGGGTCGCCCCGGCCTGGATCGACGCCGGCGATCGCCATTTGAACAGTTCGCCCGCGCTCGATTGCGGCTGGTGGACGGCCTTCGGCGACCCGACACTCAACGGCCTGATCGACGCCGCCTACCGCGAAAACCTCGACCTGAAGATCGCCGGCACGCGGATTCTCGAAGCCCGAGCGCAGCGGAATATCGCCGTCGGCAACCTCTTCCCGCAATCGCAAAGCGCGCTGGCCGACTACGCCCACGCGCAAGTGAGCAAGAATCTCAACGTGCCCATCGGCAAATCCTTGGACGTTTGGGCGACGGGCTTCAATGCTTCCTGGGAAGCCGATTTCTGGGGACGGTTTCGCCGGAACGTGGAGGCGAACAATGCCGAGGTGGATGCCTCGGTTCAAGGCTATCGCGATGCGCTGGTGCTGTTGCTTTCCGAGGTAGCCACCGACTACGTTCAGCTTCGCACCTATCAACAGCGATTGGCTTATGGCCGCCGCAATGTGGAAATCCAGCGAGGTTCGCTCCGCCTGGCCGACGAGCGGTTCAAGAAGGGCACAGCCACGGAACTTGACGTCCGCCAGGCCCGAGCGAATCTCGCACAAACGCAGTCGCTCCTCCCGCCGTTGGAAGCTGGCCGGCGGCAGGCGAGCCATCGACTCTCCGTGCTGCTCGGCATGCCGGCGACCGATTTGGCTGGGCTGTTTCCTGCCGCGGCGATTCCCAAAGCGCCGATTGAAATCTCTGTCGGCGTGCCGGCCGATCTATTGCGCCGCCGGCCCGATATCCTTAAGGCCGAGCGGGAACTGGCCGCCGAGAGCGCCCGAGTCGGCGTCGCCGAGTCGGATTTCTATCCGCGCGTGACGCTCAATGGCTTTCTCGGCTACACGGCCAAGGATCTCGATGAACTTTTCGAACCCAAGAGCTTCACCGGGTTTATCCTTCCCACAGTCCAATGGCCAATCTTGAACTACGGCCGGATCATCAACGGGGTACGCGCCCAGGACGCCCGATTCCAACGCGCCGCGCTGCAATATCAGCAGACAGTGCTGACGGCCAGCCAAGAGGTCGAGGATGCCTTGGCCGGTTTCTTGCAAACCCAGCAACAGGCCAACC comes from Pirellulales bacterium and encodes:
- a CDS encoding efflux transporter outer membrane subunit; its protein translation is MVQPPGLDAIGRGARRLMGGQRGADWWSPRLPRHPMVAAFLLATLLACGCSGLDEWWHNGFKVGPNYATPAARVAPAWIDAGDRHLNSSPALDCGWWTAFGDPTLNGLIDAAYRENLDLKIAGTRILEARAQRNIAVGNLFPQSQSALADYAHAQVSKNLNVPIGKSLDVWATGFNASWEADFWGRFRRNVEANNAEVDASVQGYRDALVLLLSEVATDYVQLRTYQQRLAYGRRNVEIQRGSLRLADERFKKGTATELDVRQARANLAQTQSLLPPLEAGRRQASHRLSVLLGMPATDLAGLFPAAAIPKAPIEISVGVPADLLRRRPDILKAERELAAESARVGVAESDFYPRVTLNGFLGYTAKDLDELFEPKSFTGFILPTVQWPILNYGRIINGVRAQDARFQRAALQYQQTVLTASQEVEDALAGFLQTQQQANHLEDDVQQLSRAVELATDQFEGGLADFNRVFETQSSLVNAEDQLAVARGNIALNLIQAYKALGGGWEYFMQPIPQTLPPTAEEVAPRAEDKDEIPKPNGATSVAPNKGG